A genomic segment from Paralichthys olivaceus isolate ysfri-2021 chromosome 22, ASM2471397v2, whole genome shotgun sequence encodes:
- the txk gene encoding tyrosine-protein kinase TXK, translating to MKLIAEKTSLTWKTGADEEDEEEEEKMIHSNDSSHSLLCCCCEVQSREISTRMELEGSSSLCFQSRRHPGRACRVDRSRKKLPLPPPDVEDGEGLLMVIAMYDFKAEEDTDLTLKQGDEYVILHKQDQLWWRAQDKHGNKGFIPSNYVTEKNQIEANRWYCKNITRTEAEQLLRQEDKEGGFVVRESSQKGVYTVSVYTKTFSVGGDIRHYQIKISDTGQFFLAEKHTFSSIPDVIHYHEHNAAGLVTRLRYAVGLMDRCVPATSGFSSEKWEIDPCELTFMKELGSGQFGLVRLGKWRAQHKVAIKAIREGAMLEEDFIEEAKVMMRLCHPKLVQLYGVCLQQRPLLIVAEFMENGCLLNFLRQRGGALKEAWLVSMCQDVCEGMDYLEAQSFIHRDLAARNCLVNEHNVVKVSDFGMTRYVLDNQYTSSSGSKFPVKWSPPEVLHFNKYSSKSDVWSFGVVMWEIYSGGCTPFENRSNSEVVNDITRGIRLYRPHRASQPLYAIMYRCWHEKPVGRPTFSELLDEIRNMSENPE from the exons ATGAAACTCATCGCAGAGAAAACGTCGCTGACCTGGAAGACTGGAGCTGacgaagaagacgaagaagaggaggagaagatgattCATTCAA aTGACTCCAGCCACtcgctcctctgctgctgctgtgaagttCAGAGCAG GGAGATCAGCACCCGTATGGAGCTGGAGGGAAgcagctctctgtgtttccagagCAGACGACACCCAGGACGCGCCTGTCGG GTCGACAGGTCGAGGAAGAagcttcctcttcctccgccCGACGTCGAGGACGGAGAGGGGCTGCTGATGGTCATCGCCATGTACGACTTCAAGGCTGAGGAGGACACTGACCTCACACTCAAACAG GGCGACGAGTACGTCATCCTCCACAAACAGGACCAGCTGTGGTGGCGAGCGCAGGACAAACACGG gaATAAAGGTTTCATCCCCAGTAACTATGTGACGGAGAAAAACCAGATCGAGGCAAATAG GTGGTACTGCAAGAACATCACCAGGACAGAAGCTGAGCAGCTGCTGAGACAAGAG GACAAAGAGGGAGGATTTGTTGTGCGGGAGTCGAGTCAGAAAGGCGTCTACACCGTCTCCGTTTACACCAAAACTTTCAG tgttggAGGAGATATCAGACATTACCAGATAAAAATCAGCGACACAGGACAATTCTTCCTGGCTGAGAAACACACCTTCAGCTCCATCCCTGATGTCATTCACTACCATGAACACAACGCAGCAG gtctgGTGACGAGGTTGCGTTATGCTGTGGGGCTGATGGATCGTTGTGTACCTGCCACATCAGGATTCAGCTCag AGAAGTGGGAGATCGACCCCTGCGAGCTGACCTTCATGAAGGAGCTGGGCAGCGGTCAGTTCGGTCTGGTGAGGCTCGGCAAGTGGAGGGCTCAGCACAAAGTGGCCATCAAGGCCATCAGGGAGGGCGCCATGTTGGAGGAGGACTTCATCGAGGAGGCCAAGGTCATGAT gagacTGTGCCACCCTAAGCTGGTGCAGCTGTACGGGGTTTGCCtgcagcagcgccccctgctgatCGTGGCTGAGTTCATGGAGAACGGCTGCCTGCTGAACTTCCTGCGGCAGAGGGGCGGGGCCCTGAAGGAGGCGTGGCTGGTGTCCATGTGCCAGGATGTGTGTGAGGGGATGGATTACCTGGAGGCTCAGAGCTTCATCCACAGAGACCTG GCAGCCAGGAACTGTCTGGTCAACGAACACAATGTGGTGAAGGTCAGCGACTTTGGAATGACCAG GTACGTTCTGGACAACCAGTACACCAGCTCCAGTGGTTCTAAGTTCCCAGTGAAGTGGTCTCCTCCTGAGGTTCTGCACTTCAACAAATACAGCAGCAAGTCGGACGTCTGGTCCTTCg gcgTGGTGATGTGGGAGATCTACTCCGGGGGCTGCACGCCGTTCGAGAACCGCTCCAACTCAGAGGTGGTTAATGACATCACCAGAGGGATCCGTCTGTACCGGCCGCACCGAGCCTCGCAGCCGCTGTACGCCATCATGTACCGCTGCTGGCACGAG AAGCCTGTGGGTCGGCCGACCTTCTCTGAGCTGCTGGATGAAATCAGAAACATGTCAGAAAATCcagaatga
- the LOC109647200 gene encoding cyclin-dependent kinase-like 5, with the protein MVQRRVSSSSLQSNFMERYESLGLVGEGSYGSVLKCRHRDSGRLVAIKKFVDSDDDKTVKKIALREIKLLRQLRHGNLVNLLEVWKRRRRWYLVFEFVERTLLDYLEHNPTGLDLNTSRQYLYQVLRATAFCHQQNIIHRDIKPENILISQGGVVKLCDFGFARTLAGDVYTDYVATRWYRAPELLVGDIKYGKPVDVWAVGCLLLEMFTGQPLFPGDSDLDQIYHIIRCFGNLTAHHQELFYRNPVFSGVRLPECYGQVPLNQRFPTVTSAAVDLAQSCLQMDPERRAHCSELLEHPLFTQDSFHIRFSNELNAKIQKDHRENSNLPKISKTSRREKEERNEKNLRGKEKKQLEDVREKVYREKEKKYKKEEEKTEKTKTRAKLSKTTQNTSETLTSNKQSKTFTGKVIENAARASVAMKSKTGAGLRKELLKSEKTLTSISSKGSKAVTRLKVNNSVTEKPKHAKDASPEPREDYLQSTKKTKDEESSCLCCSCTDTPVSSEKNVMDICRSSKSKSGQEYEKKSWNNPNIEVPKMWRSSTTDHVSSSLKSFHQTAREAYQASSNDHTEVPPLNKPTATKPCKTPNSSEHQNYRLTTEREQTRTSECSKVPELFNRTSNSGPEVDITNTSLSINLSETHGPCFSSQSFTVFLEASPAHSTITLPKGISNQNFYKTDSTSVAPNKPSQDRSKDKELVKVMIETKNQLGSFKTEVHKYLKTSPSKRAESNHSPMISSVPGRDHEDDPESSELCNVHQQSTSKSRTPSESRTSSESRTSSESRTPSESRTSSHTTLSEITKANTSVGTTIPKTLKISDKENREDLEVSVSFGNEVECDVKSFRVPHSKSLIGQSQAKLWSSGNNTSTATVTVKTQKTPVFTETRKNSSPERNDSVSNVSASTSTSTLDHKDSKRSFVLHNKDTADILHSSPPPPPSSTPLLLPPSSTTLIPSLFVINTNIRAVNDRLPLGNLSLRSVDETKHHGVVCSRLSQPSSHTPASLTTKASDKPLTSERSVLTDRCNVHNSGDVVVAKKKSDVHFPDLSNWRGRDGKHNTVVTMETRTDGVSPSDRQQNRNNV; encoded by the exons ATGGTTCAGAGGAgagtttcctcttcttctctccagaGTAACTTCATGGAGCGTTACGAGTCTCTGGGTCTGGTCGGCGAGGGCAGTTACGGCTCGGTGCTGAAGTGTCGTCATCGGGACTCCGGCCGACTCGTTGCCATCAAGAAGTTCGTGGACTCTGACGATGACAAGACGGTGAAGAAAATCGCTCTGAGGGAGATCAAGCTGCTCAGG CAACTTCGTCACGGCAACCTGGTGAACCTTCTGGAGGTGTGGAAGCGTCGGCGGCGCTGGTATCTGGTGTTTGAGTTTGTGGAGCGGACTCTCCTCGATTATCTGGAGCACAACCCGACCGGACTGGACCTGAACACCAGCCGTCAGTATCTGTACCAGGTCCTGAGGGCCACAGCGTTCTGCCACCAGCAGAAT ATCATCCACCGGGACATTAAACCAGAGAACATCCTCATCTCTCAGGGGGGCGTGGTCAAGCTGTGCGATTTCGGCTTCGCCCGCACCTTAGCGGGCGACGTCTACACCGACTACGTTGCCACTCGCTGGTACAGAGCTCCTGAACTGCTGGTGGGAGACATCAAATATGGAAA accaGTAGACGTGTGGGCTGTTGGTTGTCTGTTATTAGAGATGTTCACAGGTCAGCCTTTGTTTCCCGGAGACTCAGACCTCGACCAAATTTACCACATCATCAGGTGCTTTG GTAACCTGACTGCTCATCACCAGGAGTTGTTCTACAGGAATCCTGTCTTCTCAGGAGTCAGATTGCCAGAATGTTATGGTCAAGTCCCGCTGAACCAGCGCTTCCCTACAGTCACCTCCGCTGCCGTAGACCTGGCTCAG AGCTGTCTCCAGATGGATCCAGAAAGACGAGCTCATTGCTCCGAACTGTTAGAACATCCCCTGTTCACACAAGACTCTTTCCACATCAG GTTCTCCAATGAGCTAAATGCTAAGATCCAAAAGGACCACAGAGAAAACTCTAACCTTCCTAAAATAAGCAAAACCTCAAGACgcgaaaaagaagaaaggaatgagaaaaacctgagaggaaaagagaagaaacaactGGAAGATGTGAGGGAGAAAGTTTAcagggaaaaagagaagaaatacaagaaggaagaagagaagacggagaaaaccaaaacaagagCAAAGCTTTCTAAGACTACCCAGAACACCTCCGAAACTTTAACGAGCAACAAACAATCCAAGACGTTCACAGGGAAGGTCATTGAAAATGCAGCAAGAGCTTCAGTAGCCATGAAAAGTAAAACTGGTGCAGGGTTAAGGAAGGAACTCCTTAAATCAGAGAAAACACTCACATCCATTTCATCAAAAGGCTCCAAGGCTGTCACACGTCTGAAGGTCAATAACTCAGTGACAGAAAAACCTAAACATGCGAAAGATGcttctccagaaccaagagaaGATTATTTACAAAGCACAAAGAAGACAAAAGATGAGGAGTCCAGTTGCTTGTGTTGTAGTTGCACGGACACACCGGTGTCAAGTGAGAAGAATGTGATGGACATCTGTAGATCTTCTAAATCAAAGTCAGGCCAAGAGTATGAGAAGAAGAGCTGGAACAACCCAAACATAGAAGTGCCCAAAATGTGGAGAAGCTCAACCACAGACCATGTGAGTTCATCTTTGAAAAGCTTCCATCAAACAGCACGTGAAGCGTATCAGGCATCAAGCAATGACCACACTGAGGTCCCTCCCCTAAATAAACCTACTGCCACCAAGCCATGCAAGACCCCGAACTCTTCAGAACATCAAAACTACCGACTGACCACAGAGCGAGAGCAAACAAGGACTTCTGAATGTTCAAAAGTCCCCGAGCTGTTTAACAGGACCTCAAACTCAGGTCCAGAAGTCGACATAACCAACACGTCTTTGTCCATCAATCTGTCCGAGACTCATGGTCCGTGTTTTTCATCGCAGTCCTTCACAGTTTTTTTAGAGGCCTCTCCTGCACACAGTACTATCACACTACCCAAAGGaatttcaaatcaaaacttTTACAAAACTGACTCAACTTCAGTTGCACCCAACAAACCGTCACAGGACCGTTCAAAAGACAAGGAGCTTGTCAAGGTAATGATTGAAACCAAAAATCAATTGGGCAGTTTTAAAACTGAGGTTCACAAATACTTGAAAACGAGTCCATCAAAAAGAGCAGAGAGTAACCACTCACCAATGATATCCAGTGTTCCTGGAAGAGATCATGAGGACGATCCTGAATCTTCTGAGCTCTGCAACGTTCATCAACAGAGCACTTCTAAATCCAGGACCCCCTCAGAATCCAGGACCTCCTCAGAATCCAGGACCTCCTCAGAATCCAGGACCCCCTCAGAATCCAGGAcctcctcacacacaacactgagtgAAATCACTAAAGCTAACACATCAGTGGGGACCACAATtccaaaaacactgaaaatctCCGATAAAGAGAACAGAGAGGATTTAGAGGTTTCTGTGTCTTTTGGCAATGAAGTCGAATGTGATGTAAAATCTTTTCGAGTCCCTCACTCCAAATCTCTGATTGGACAATCTCAAGCAAAGCTTTGGTCTTCTGGCAACAACACGTCCACTGCAACTGTGACAGTGAAGACTCAGAAGACCCCAGTTTTTACAGAGACGAGGAAGAACAGCAGCCCAGAGAGGAACGACTCTGTCTCCAACGTCTCAGCTTCAACGTCTACATCAACTCTGGACCATAAAGATTCGAAGAGAAGTTTCGTCCTTCACAACAAGGACACTGCAGATATACTCcattcctctccacctcctcctccttcctcgactcctctcctcctccctccgtccTCCACTACTCTTATCCCCTCGCTCTTTGTCATCAATACCAACATCCGAGCTGTCAATGATCGCCTCCCCCTCGGAAACCTCAGTCTCAG GTCTGTGGATGAAACAAAGCATCACGGTGTCGTTTGCAGTCGACTGAGCCAACCGTCGAGCCACACGCCAGCATCGCTAACAACCAAG GCATCGGATAAGCCTTTGACCAGCGAGCGCTCCGTCCTGACAGATCGCTGTAACGTCCATAACAGTGGTGATGTCGTTGTGGCCAAGAAGAAGTCAGACGTCCATTTTCCAGATTTGAGCAACTGGAGAGGACGAGATG GCAAACACAACACTGTCGTCACCATGGAGACAAGGACAGACGGCGTCTCTCCTTCAGATCGACAGCAGAACAGAAACAACGTATAA